A window of Periplaneta americana isolate PAMFEO1 chromosome 7, P.americana_PAMFEO1_priV1, whole genome shotgun sequence contains these coding sequences:
- the LOC138702980 gene encoding uncharacterized protein codes for MVSSKYDCVFLQKFCVAPSPSRDFYALRVTGNQISLCIWRISHGRRHHPIEQKETLLEFINDSYMQDEVTRLFGQEIVRNVLDIAYGKGEYLPNLPLNILLKILSYLDLKDVTCFSQVCKKCEEVANNNELWAHLYAKYSKRVVTREETQKAKCYGWKKLFKLRKMHKTSKKPEKSVILSPALGKASLNNASTVFKSTFVNSHNCNVKDMKSQNPFKKEDKYKCQTSLPHFILFDNKIKKKNTSAHEEKRLNNNAQLQKCDRRFFQQNRPSSCNEIRTKISDIQKQVKTRENNLQEIACCIKKVKEQRTNTTTTNSSNNDKPSRLTSSKSVNIKMCRSELLVYSKI; via the exons atggtgTCTTCAAAATATGACTGTGTGTTTCTTCAAAAATTCTGTGTGGCACCATCCCCTAGTAGAGACTTTTATGCTCTTCGAGTAACAGGAAATCAG ATCTCACTTTGCATCTGGCGAATATCACATGGTCGTCGACATCATCCGATAGAACAAAAAGAAACACTCCTTGAGTTTATTAACGACAGCTACATGCAAGACGAAGTGACCAGATTATTTG GACAAGAAATAGTCAGAAATGTGTTGGACATAGCATATGGCAAGGGTGAATACCTTCCTAACCTTCCTCTTAACATCCTACTGAAAATACTTAGCTATCTGGATCTAAAAGATGTAACTTGCTTCTCTCAAGTGTGCAAGAAATGTGAAGAG GTTGCTAATAACAATGAGCTATGGGCACATTTGTACGCCAAATATAGCAAAAGGGTTGTAACGCGTGAAGAAACACAAAAGGCAAAATGTTATGGATGGAAAAAACtatttaaattgagaaaaatgcACAAGACTTCAAAGAAACCTGAG AAATCTGTAATTTTATCTCCAGCTCTGGGCAAAGCATCTTTGAACAATGCATCTACTGTTTTCAAATCAACATTTGTGAATTCACATAATTGTAATGTGAAAGATATGAAAAGTCAAAATCCTTTTAAAAAAGAAGACAAATATAAGTGTCAAACTTCACTgccacattttatattatttgacaacaaaattaagaaaaagaatacTTCTGCACATGAAGAAAAACGATTAAATAATAATGCTCAACTACAAAAATGTGACAGAAGATTCTTTCAGCAGAACAGGCCTTCGTCTTGCAATGAGATTAGAACAAAAATAAGTGATATACAAAAGCAAGTGAAAACAAGAGAAAATAATTTGCAGGAAATAGCTTGTTGTATAAAGAAAGTCAAAGAACAAAgaactaatactactacaacaaATTCTTCAAATAATGATAAACCCAGTAGATTAACATCTTCCAAAAGTGTAAACATAAAAATGTGTCGGTCTGAATTACTAGTGTacagcaaaatataa